A region from the Etheostoma spectabile isolate EspeVRDwgs_2016 chromosome 9, UIUC_Espe_1.0, whole genome shotgun sequence genome encodes:
- the LOC116695492 gene encoding transcription initiation factor TFIID subunit 4 isoform X1: protein MATNKVVLEAPKLESSGAAGAGDTSNKLQVLQVPAKCGTIAAVQPTATAAGGSKSDCVSAPLPKVLSTGHGPQPPSCTVAVVAGRQTSSPSVMVVSKVVTPGRVSATSQPQVTQAALSQVAPMKQTPTPGRTVVITVPRAAGAQTVTVAPRLPHAASPQLPTNIQIPAGMMLIRSDSGQLMLVSQQALAQAQQGQRGVGGQGPRILVPQVSAASGNKSNEKVTVIRMAAPPSFQPAPVQKTAVVKVIGVAHKPAVVPPLSAVSEQGSQHRIQPVVTETKKEPLTTISQATLDSVKKCKNFLVTLIKLASSDSRSANMANNVRGLVRSLLEGKLEAEEFTEQLYRELKSTPQPCLVPFLKKSLPAVRRLTADPQLFIQQASARNLSTQSSTMKQSSTDTGQNLNANQQVSPQQPRGVTVRVTSAQSTNYTYKISRPPPKPTVVPSGKPFTGTFSVKQPFAQEPPRSTKFAFSSGSYREDDDINDVASMAGVNLKEENARILTSVVGSVVQSCHDQPFLSPNPMLCRILRTGQALGVTEVAPEVVALVSHATQECLRGLLEKLSVMAEHRKPALKEDPWHVKVSDVRSQLRFLEEVESLKKKRKDEEERERLLRLARSRSHTEDPEQQQLKQRAKEFQQIEAAQLQQREANLTALAAIGPRKKRPLEQSGGPVTLLPRQRVTRVMLRDLLLCMEQDHFLSHSLTLYKAML, encoded by the exons ATGGCCACAAATAAAGTGGTTCTTGAAGCCCCAAAGCTGGAGTCCAGCGGGGCAGCAGGGGCTGGAGACACCTCTAATAAACTCCAGGTATTACAGGTCCCAGCCAAATGTGGAACCATCGCTGCCGTGCAACCCACAGCCACTGCTGCAGGAGGCTCAAAGAGTGACTGTGTCTCTGCCCCCCTGCCTAAAGTCCTATCCACTGGCCATGGCCCCCAACCTCCTTCCTGTACAGTTGCAGTTGTTGCAGGGCGTCAGACCTCCTCTCCTTCTGTCATGGTGGTATCAAAGGTGGTCACCCCAGGACGAGTGTCTGCTACCAGCCAACCACAGGTAACACAAGCAGCTTTGAGCCAGGTGGCCCCAATGAAACAGACCCCCACCCCAGGACGGACAGTGGTGATAACTGTACCCAGGGCAGCAGGGGCACAGACAGTCACTGTGGCCCCTCGGCTGCCCCACGCTGCTTCCCCACAGCTCCCAACCAATATCCAGATACCAGCAG GTATGATGTTGATCCGCAGTGACAGTGGTCAGCTGATGCTGGTATCCCAGCAGGCTTTGGCACAGGCTCAGCAGGGACAGAGAGGCGTTGGTGGTCAAGGGCCTAGAATCCTTGTCCCACAG GTATCTGCAGCATCTGGAAATAAAAGTAACGAGAAGGTGACAGTGATCAGGATGGCCGCCCCTCCCAGTTTCCAGCCTGCACCAGTCCAGAAGACCGCTGTGGTAAAG GTGATTGGTGTAGCTCACAAACCAGCTGTAGTCCCGCCCCTCAGTGCTGTGTCTGAACAGGGGAGCCAGCATCGCATTCAACCAGTTGTCACGGAAACCAAAAAGGAACCCCTAACCACAATTAGTCAG GCGACCCTGGATAGTGTGAAGAAGTGCAAGAACTTCCTGGTGACTCTGATCAAGCTGGCCTCCAGTGACTCCAGGTCCGCCAACATGGCCAACAACGTCCGAGGACTGGTCCGGAGTCTGCTG GAAGGGAAGCTAGAAGCGGAGGAGTTTACAGAACAGCTGTATCGAGAGTTGAAGTCGACTCCACAGCCCTGCTTGGTGCCTTTCCTCAAG AAAAGTCTTCCTGCAGTGCGCCGCCTTACTGCAGACCCCCAGTTATTTATCCAACAGGCTTCAGCCCGAAACCTCAGCACTCAGTCTTCCACCATGAAGCAGTCCAGCACTGACACAGGACAAAACCTCAATGCCAACCAGCAG GTTAGCCCCCAGCAGCCTCGAGGAGTGACTGTGAGAGTGACATCAGCCCAGTCTACAAACTACACCTATAAGATCAGCAGACCCCCACCTAAACCCACTGTGGTCCCGTCAGGAAAACCCTTCACTG gAACCTTTTCAGTGAAGCAGCCTTTCGCTCAGGAGCCACCTCGTTCCACCAAATTTGCATTCAGTTCAGGATCCTACAG gGAAGATGATGACATTAATGATGTCGCCTCCATGGCTGGAGTCAACCTGAAGGAGGAGAATGCCCGGATCTTGACCAGCGTGGTTGGCTCTGTGGTGCAGTCGTGTCACGACCAGCCCTTCCTCTCCCCTAACCCAATGCTCTGCCGAATCCTCCGTACAG GACAGGCATTGGGAGTAACGGAGGTCGCTCCAGAAGTGGTAGCTCTGGTTTCTCATGCCACGCAGGAGTGTCTCCGTGGGCTGCTGGAGAAGCTCAGTGTGATGGCAGAACACCGCAAGCCAGCCCTGAAG GAAGACCCGTGGCATGTCAAAGTGAGTGATGTACGCTCCCAGCTTCGCTTCCTTGAGGAAGTGGAGAGTttgaaaaagaagaggaaagatgaagaagagagagagagactgctgCGTCTGGCCAGA AGTCGCTCACACACCGAGGatccagagcagcagcagctcaagCAAAGAGCCAAAGAG ttCCAACAAATAGAAGCAGctcagctgcagcagagagaggCCAACCTCACGGCTCTGGCCGCCATCGGGCCTCGCAAGAAGAGACCTCTGGAGCAGAGTGGAGGCCCG
- the LOC116695492 gene encoding transcription initiation factor TFIID subunit 4 isoform X2 gives MSSGTTLPQNHCQQVPAKCGTIAAVQPTATAAGGSKSDCVSAPLPKVLSTGHGPQPPSCTVAVVAGRQTSSPSVMVVSKVVTPGRVSATSQPQVTQAALSQVAPMKQTPTPGRTVVITVPRAAGAQTVTVAPRLPHAASPQLPTNIQIPAGMMLIRSDSGQLMLVSQQALAQAQQGQRGVGGQGPRILVPQVSAASGNKSNEKVTVIRMAAPPSFQPAPVQKTAVVKVIGVAHKPAVVPPLSAVSEQGSQHRIQPVVTETKKEPLTTISQATLDSVKKCKNFLVTLIKLASSDSRSANMANNVRGLVRSLLEGKLEAEEFTEQLYRELKSTPQPCLVPFLKKSLPAVRRLTADPQLFIQQASARNLSTQSSTMKQSSTDTGQNLNANQQVSPQQPRGVTVRVTSAQSTNYTYKISRPPPKPTVVPSGKPFTGTFSVKQPFAQEPPRSTKFAFSSGSYREDDDINDVASMAGVNLKEENARILTSVVGSVVQSCHDQPFLSPNPMLCRILRTGQALGVTEVAPEVVALVSHATQECLRGLLEKLSVMAEHRKPALKEDPWHVKVSDVRSQLRFLEEVESLKKKRKDEEERERLLRLARSRSHTEDPEQQQLKQRAKEFQQIEAAQLQQREANLTALAAIGPRKKRPLEQSGGPVTLLPRQRVTRVMLRDLLLCMEQDHFLSHSLTLYKAML, from the exons GTCCCAGCCAAATGTGGAACCATCGCTGCCGTGCAACCCACAGCCACTGCTGCAGGAGGCTCAAAGAGTGACTGTGTCTCTGCCCCCCTGCCTAAAGTCCTATCCACTGGCCATGGCCCCCAACCTCCTTCCTGTACAGTTGCAGTTGTTGCAGGGCGTCAGACCTCCTCTCCTTCTGTCATGGTGGTATCAAAGGTGGTCACCCCAGGACGAGTGTCTGCTACCAGCCAACCACAGGTAACACAAGCAGCTTTGAGCCAGGTGGCCCCAATGAAACAGACCCCCACCCCAGGACGGACAGTGGTGATAACTGTACCCAGGGCAGCAGGGGCACAGACAGTCACTGTGGCCCCTCGGCTGCCCCACGCTGCTTCCCCACAGCTCCCAACCAATATCCAGATACCAGCAG GTATGATGTTGATCCGCAGTGACAGTGGTCAGCTGATGCTGGTATCCCAGCAGGCTTTGGCACAGGCTCAGCAGGGACAGAGAGGCGTTGGTGGTCAAGGGCCTAGAATCCTTGTCCCACAG GTATCTGCAGCATCTGGAAATAAAAGTAACGAGAAGGTGACAGTGATCAGGATGGCCGCCCCTCCCAGTTTCCAGCCTGCACCAGTCCAGAAGACCGCTGTGGTAAAG GTGATTGGTGTAGCTCACAAACCAGCTGTAGTCCCGCCCCTCAGTGCTGTGTCTGAACAGGGGAGCCAGCATCGCATTCAACCAGTTGTCACGGAAACCAAAAAGGAACCCCTAACCACAATTAGTCAG GCGACCCTGGATAGTGTGAAGAAGTGCAAGAACTTCCTGGTGACTCTGATCAAGCTGGCCTCCAGTGACTCCAGGTCCGCCAACATGGCCAACAACGTCCGAGGACTGGTCCGGAGTCTGCTG GAAGGGAAGCTAGAAGCGGAGGAGTTTACAGAACAGCTGTATCGAGAGTTGAAGTCGACTCCACAGCCCTGCTTGGTGCCTTTCCTCAAG AAAAGTCTTCCTGCAGTGCGCCGCCTTACTGCAGACCCCCAGTTATTTATCCAACAGGCTTCAGCCCGAAACCTCAGCACTCAGTCTTCCACCATGAAGCAGTCCAGCACTGACACAGGACAAAACCTCAATGCCAACCAGCAG GTTAGCCCCCAGCAGCCTCGAGGAGTGACTGTGAGAGTGACATCAGCCCAGTCTACAAACTACACCTATAAGATCAGCAGACCCCCACCTAAACCCACTGTGGTCCCGTCAGGAAAACCCTTCACTG gAACCTTTTCAGTGAAGCAGCCTTTCGCTCAGGAGCCACCTCGTTCCACCAAATTTGCATTCAGTTCAGGATCCTACAG gGAAGATGATGACATTAATGATGTCGCCTCCATGGCTGGAGTCAACCTGAAGGAGGAGAATGCCCGGATCTTGACCAGCGTGGTTGGCTCTGTGGTGCAGTCGTGTCACGACCAGCCCTTCCTCTCCCCTAACCCAATGCTCTGCCGAATCCTCCGTACAG GACAGGCATTGGGAGTAACGGAGGTCGCTCCAGAAGTGGTAGCTCTGGTTTCTCATGCCACGCAGGAGTGTCTCCGTGGGCTGCTGGAGAAGCTCAGTGTGATGGCAGAACACCGCAAGCCAGCCCTGAAG GAAGACCCGTGGCATGTCAAAGTGAGTGATGTACGCTCCCAGCTTCGCTTCCTTGAGGAAGTGGAGAGTttgaaaaagaagaggaaagatgaagaagagagagagagactgctgCGTCTGGCCAGA AGTCGCTCACACACCGAGGatccagagcagcagcagctcaagCAAAGAGCCAAAGAG ttCCAACAAATAGAAGCAGctcagctgcagcagagagaggCCAACCTCACGGCTCTGGCCGCCATCGGGCCTCGCAAGAAGAGACCTCTGGAGCAGAGTGGAGGCCCG